A single Bacteroidota bacterium DNA region contains:
- a CDS encoding gliding motility-associated C-terminal domain-containing protein, translating into MHSPAPGWHTANGATPDILPGHWGITMPASLGNTFQGLTGDYSGSWWERVCQPVPGCLKAGVEYKFTIDLVLLFYYQQNADTCMFPKFAIWGGNNCNHQAELLFDTIINNTSWKSVEFKFTPTQTWCYLTMGYNGQVINPKAICNSSSYNPYLGWTYCGIDNMSCIVSEKEIKKTDVTCNSSCDGTAQIKMYGGVAPYSYLWQPGGQTTDSISNLCAGKYYVTVTDSVGALFVDSVAIAQPPVIAITSTVTSTFCNRADGAISLSATGGVGNYHYSWSTNAIGSNQTGMSSGTYAVEVSDSALCKLISVYTITNTPGPQLTISGKSVSCYGGSDGMVWASTQGGTGVIDYSWLGTSEENDSLFFLQYGVYSVTVTDQVGCFDVDSFTVSEPLVLIATTSGASSLCAGDSIVIGSSATGGTAPFSYNWNNGACTNSVITIAPDSTQIVTLEVTDANGCIASALQSITVNALPVVTYTSDVSSGCPLLCSTFSISTSTQNLINTFWSFGDGGTSTLYTPMHCYTEPGVYSTTVSVKDINGCQSTSVIPNQITVYNSPNADFSLSSSVVSITNPIVEIKNTSTDASKWKWSIEGEGPDSVSWNMFKTFDDTGRICVLLVVENAHTCKDTTEQCLTITEDFGFYVPNSFTPNSDGINDLLNGAGIGIAEYQLWIYDRWGQMIYTTHKTNSPETAVPWNGRVNNVLENVQEDVYVWKVQLTDIFGKHHNYIGHVSVIR; encoded by the coding sequence ATGCATAGTCCAGCTCCAGGGTGGCATACTGCTAATGGAGCTACTCCAGATATTTTGCCTGGCCATTGGGGAATAACTATGCCGGCATCATTAGGAAATACATTTCAAGGTCTAACTGGCGATTATTCTGGAAGTTGGTGGGAAAGGGTTTGTCAGCCAGTTCCTGGGTGTTTGAAGGCAGGTGTAGAGTATAAATTTACTATCGACCTAGTCTTACTTTTTTATTATCAGCAAAATGCGGATACGTGTATGTTTCCAAAGTTTGCCATTTGGGGGGGGAATAATTGTAATCATCAGGCAGAACTTCTTTTTGACACAATTATTAATAATACAAGTTGGAAGAGTGTTGAATTTAAGTTTACCCCTACCCAAACATGGTGTTATTTAACCATGGGGTATAATGGTCAAGTAATTAATCCAAAAGCAATTTGCAATTCTTCTAGTTACAATCCTTATCTTGGGTGGACATATTGTGGGATTGACAATATGAGTTGCATCGTATCAGAAAAAGAGATTAAGAAAACCGATGTAACCTGTAATTCAAGTTGCGATGGAACAGCACAAATAAAGATGTATGGAGGAGTTGCACCCTATAGTTATTTATGGCAACCCGGAGGACAAACAACTGATAGTATATCAAACTTATGCGCAGGAAAATATTACGTAACAGTAACCGATTCTGTTGGTGCACTATTTGTTGATTCGGTAGCAATAGCACAACCACCTGTAATAGCTATTACATCAACTGTTACTTCCACATTTTGTAATAGAGCAGATGGCGCAATTAGTTTATCTGCAACCGGAGGTGTAGGCAATTATCATTACAGTTGGTCTACAAATGCAATTGGATCTAACCAAACGGGTATGTCATCTGGAACATATGCGGTAGAGGTAAGTGATAGTGCTTTGTGTAAACTAATTTCTGTATATACCATAACCAACACTCCTGGGCCACAATTAACAATATCAGGAAAAAGTGTAAGTTGCTATGGTGGAAGTGATGGAATGGTATGGGCTTCAACTCAAGGAGGAACAGGTGTCATAGATTATTCTTGGTTAGGGACAAGCGAAGAGAACGATTCATTGTTTTTTTTGCAATATGGAGTTTATTCAGTTACCGTAACTGACCAAGTGGGTTGTTTTGATGTAGATAGCTTTACGGTATCAGAGCCGCTGGTATTAATAGCAACAACTTCAGGCGCAAGTAGTTTATGTGCAGGAGATAGTATTGTAATAGGTTCAAGTGCAACAGGAGGAACAGCCCCATTTTCTTATAACTGGAATAATGGAGCTTGTACTAATTCTGTAATTACAATAGCCCCTGATAGTACTCAAATAGTAACCCTAGAAGTAACAGATGCAAATGGTTGTATTGCATCAGCATTGCAAAGTATAACAGTAAATGCACTACCGGTTGTAACCTATACTAGTGATGTATCATCTGGTTGTCCCTTGTTATGCAGTACTTTTAGCATAAGTACATCTACTCAAAATCTAATAAATACCTTTTGGAGTTTTGGAGATGGTGGCACTAGTACATTATATACTCCCATGCATTGTTATACAGAACCAGGAGTTTATAGTACAACTGTATCTGTAAAGGATATAAATGGGTGTCAATCAACATCAGTTATTCCCAATCAAATTACTGTGTACAATTCTCCTAATGCAGACTTTAGCCTATCATCCAGCGTAGTATCTATAACCAACCCTATAGTAGAAATTAAAAATACATCTACCGATGCAAGTAAGTGGAAGTGGAGTATTGAAGGGGAGGGGCCAGATAGTGTTAGTTGGAATATGTTTAAAACGTTTGATGATACAGGTAGGATTTGTGTGCTATTGGTAGTAGAAAATGCACATACTTGTAAAGATACAACCGAGCAATGTTTAACAATCACAGAAGATTTTGGTTTTTATGTTCCCAATTCTTTCACTCCAAATAGCGATGGAATTAATGATTTGTTAAATGGAGCAGGAATAGGTATAGCCGAATACCAGTTATGGATATACGATCGTTGGGGGCAAATGATCTATACTACACACAAAACCAATTCTCCCGAAACAGCGGTTCCGTGGAATGGTAGAGTAAATAATGTATTAGAAAATGTGCAAGAAGATGTGTATGTATGGAAAGTACAACTAACAGACATTTTTGGTAAACACCATAACTATATAGGACACGTAAGTGTCATTAGGTAG
- a CDS encoding T9SS type A sorting domain-containing protein yields the protein MKKQTIKLAALALLLAASAKNEINAQASVAWRTQLNNSPFTYFEGVNDYQSSSEAVIDTLSNKIYRFGFDEKTLKDFDPGVGKVMKSGAVVAAYSSNTGALDWVNNLTLVSKYGGISIVKIVPIGKQKGLYIIGSFSGKIKYQNTSFTSTNTPSAITEGIDVDDLFVLKINENGTLIKSLFLKPDVMYPGSFAMSTAAVDVNGSLAIVFTNYTSAVNGYLIDPLSSTKQVILGPNDVGIVKYDSNLKFINSNKIVSYGEEFSVDGIFFDGSKNFIISGVDFGHGFNQSQTSVDFDAKQSGAQKLNGLPGRYIAKYSPSMQLLWTNSFTRTVNLSLTQDFFLRTNVDKQGNIFVSGILGDQSWGGFNTSIDLSATKTLHGPVKDSLKLFVAKYDKLGTLKTVYSETKYGIKGPESSVDELSFFIDSKNNAYLSCIVNDGLYMSKLNTAGNSITRIWKNSIFNVNPSKPIQSFPTIIANKNEVYLFANLGDGHSLNTYKDLVNNPLSKFSVAKGAADVVIKYTLSGTALSPEEQIEENNNVAYKTGLEESSMNVSVYPNPATDFVTIKVESTENTTATIYNYSGVAVKTIALAETETKVNISELPAGMYFVEVVSNGNKEVKKVIKQ from the coding sequence ATGAAAAAGCAAACAATTAAATTGGCTGCACTAGCATTGCTACTAGCGGCTTCAGCAAAAAATGAAATTAATGCGCAAGCATCTGTTGCGTGGCGAACTCAATTGAATAATAGTCCATTCACTTATTTTGAGGGTGTTAACGATTATCAATCCTCATCTGAGGCTGTTATCGATACGTTGTCTAATAAAATTTACAGATTTGGATTTGATGAGAAAACTTTGAAAGATTTTGATCCAGGTGTAGGAAAAGTAATGAAAAGTGGTGCTGTTGTTGCTGCATACTCATCTAATACTGGCGCTCTTGATTGGGTGAATAATTTAACCTTGGTAAGTAAATATGGGGGCATATCTATTGTTAAGATAGTTCCAATAGGGAAGCAGAAAGGTTTATATATAATTGGAAGCTTTTCTGGCAAGATAAAATATCAAAACACTTCATTTACTTCTACAAATACTCCTAGTGCAATTACTGAGGGTATTGATGTGGACGACCTTTTTGTGTTAAAGATTAATGAAAATGGAACATTGATAAAATCATTATTCCTGAAACCAGATGTGATGTATCCTGGAAGTTTTGCTATGTCTACTGCAGCTGTTGATGTAAACGGATCGTTAGCAATTGTGTTCACAAATTATACTTCTGCAGTAAATGGTTATTTAATAGATCCACTTTCTTCTACTAAGCAAGTGATTTTAGGGCCAAATGATGTTGGAATTGTTAAGTACGATTCAAATTTGAAATTTATTAATAGTAATAAAATAGTTTCATATGGCGAAGAGTTTTCTGTTGATGGAATATTTTTTGATGGAAGCAAAAATTTTATTATTTCGGGAGTTGATTTTGGTCATGGATTCAATCAAAGTCAAACTAGCGTAGATTTTGATGCGAAACAATCTGGTGCACAAAAGCTAAACGGACTACCGGGAAGATACATTGCGAAATACTCTCCTAGTATGCAATTGTTATGGACTAATTCATTTACACGAACAGTTAATTTATCGTTGACACAAGATTTTTTTCTTAGAACAAATGTTGATAAGCAAGGTAATATATTTGTTTCAGGTATTTTAGGTGATCAGTCATGGGGAGGATTTAACACTAGTATAGATTTGTCGGCTACTAAAACTCTACACGGACCAGTGAAAGATAGTCTGAAATTATTTGTAGCTAAATACGATAAATTAGGTACTTTAAAAACAGTTTATTCCGAAACAAAATATGGTATAAAGGGTCCAGAAAGTTCCGTGGATGAATTAAGTTTTTTTATAGACTCAAAAAATAATGCCTATTTGTCTTGCATAGTGAATGATGGACTTTATATGTCGAAGTTGAATACGGCAGGAAACTCAATTACCAGGATTTGGAAAAACAGCATTTTTAATGTTAATCCATCAAAGCCAATTCAATCTTTTCCAACTATTATTGCAAATAAAAATGAGGTGTATCTATTTGCTAATCTAGGTGATGGGCATTCATTAAATACGTACAAAGATTTAGTTAATAACCCATTGTCTAAATTTTCTGTAGCAAAAGGAGCTGCTGATGTAGTAATAAAGTACACTTTAAGTGGTACTGCTTTATCTCCAGAAGAGCAAATAGAAGAGAACAATAATGTAGCCTATAAAACAGGTTTGGAAGAAAGTTCAATGAACGTATCGGTATATCCAAATCCTGCTACCGATTTTGTAACAATTAAGGTAGAGAGCACAGAGAATACTACAGCTACAATTTATAACTACAGTGGAGTAGCAGTAAAAACTATTGCTCTTGCCGAAACAGAGACAAAAGTGAATATATCTGAACTGCCAGCAGGAATGTACTTTGTAGAGGTGGTGTCGAACGGGAATAAAGAAGTAAAGAAAGTAATTAAACAATAA